A genomic region of Mycolicibacterium poriferae contains the following coding sequences:
- a CDS encoding helix-turn-helix domain-containing protein → MPSIDLLLHPIRIRIIQALLDGSELTTKQLKMHLTDVPSASLYRHVAMLADAGVLVVTGERPVRGTVERMYALHLPSAAVGPAEARTLSLDDHRRAFTAYAAALLADFDRYLDDADADPVDDGVSFTQMALWLSDDELATLRRKLAELLVPLSAHRPGKDRTKRILSTVLMPAR, encoded by the coding sequence ATGCCGTCGATCGATCTCCTCCTGCACCCGATCCGCATCCGCATCATCCAGGCCCTGCTCGACGGCAGCGAGCTGACCACCAAGCAGCTCAAGATGCATCTGACGGACGTGCCCAGCGCATCGCTGTACCGACACGTCGCGATGCTGGCCGATGCCGGCGTTCTCGTCGTCACCGGCGAGCGGCCGGTGCGCGGCACCGTCGAGCGCATGTACGCCCTGCATCTGCCCAGCGCAGCTGTCGGCCCGGCGGAGGCCCGCACGCTCAGTCTCGACGATCACCGGCGTGCCTTCACCGCCTACGCGGCCGCACTGCTCGCAGACTTCGACCGCTACCTCGACGACGCCGACGCCGACCCGGTAGACGATGGGGTGTCGTTCACGCAGATGGCACTGTGGCTGTCGGACGACGAGCTGGCGACGTTGCGCCGCAAGCTCGCCGAACTCCTCGTACCCCTGTCCGCACACCGGCCGGGCAAGGACCGGACGAAGCGGATACTGAGCACAGTGCTGATGCCGGCGCGATGA
- the ehuA gene encoding ectoine/hydroxyectoine ABC transporter ATP-binding protein EhuA, which yields MIRFEHVVKRFGDNVVLDGLDFAVQPGEFVTLIGPSGSGKTTILRLLMTLEQVSEGRIYVGGDCLSHMTRRGREVPADEKYQRRIRKRIGMVFQQFNLFPNMRVRQNITEGPIHSLGLSRAEAEERADTLLDMVGIADKADAHPAQLSGGQQQRVAIARALAMQPDVLLLDEVTSALDPELVTGVLALLKDIATTTEITFLCVTHEMNFARDVSDRVMMFDGGRVLEDAAPDKLFSDPDHERTREFLRAVLERG from the coding sequence ATGATCCGATTCGAGCATGTCGTCAAACGGTTCGGCGACAATGTCGTGCTCGACGGGCTCGACTTCGCTGTTCAGCCGGGCGAATTCGTCACCCTGATCGGCCCCAGCGGCTCGGGCAAGACGACGATCCTGCGGCTGTTGATGACACTCGAGCAGGTCAGCGAGGGTCGCATCTACGTCGGCGGCGACTGCCTGAGCCACATGACCCGGCGCGGACGGGAGGTGCCCGCCGACGAGAAGTACCAGCGCCGGATACGCAAGCGCATCGGGATGGTGTTCCAGCAGTTCAACCTGTTTCCGAACATGCGGGTGCGGCAGAACATCACGGAGGGACCGATTCACTCCCTGGGCCTTTCCCGCGCCGAAGCCGAGGAGCGTGCGGACACACTGCTCGACATGGTCGGTATCGCGGACAAGGCCGACGCGCATCCGGCGCAGTTGTCCGGTGGTCAGCAGCAGCGGGTGGCCATCGCGCGTGCGCTGGCGATGCAGCCCGATGTGCTGTTGCTCGACGAGGTCACCTCGGCGTTGGACCCCGAACTCGTCACCGGCGTGTTGGCCCTGCTCAAGGACATCGCCACCACCACCGAGATCACCTTCCTGTGCGTGACGCACGAAATGAACTTCGCCCGTGACGTGTCCGACCGCGTGATGATGTTCGACGGGGGCAGGGTCCTCGAGGACGCCGCCCCGGACAAGTTGTTCAGCGATCCCGACCACGAGCGCACCCGGGAGTTCCTGCGCGCGGTGCTGGAGCGCGGTTAG
- the ehuD gene encoding ectoine/hydroxyectoine ABC transporter permease subunit EhuD translates to MIWDWQYAWEVLPDIVVDGLRITLLATVLGSALAYTLGLLLTLLRRSPIRIVSSTTWAFIELVRSTPLLVQIFFFFFVLPDFGVRFDPLTTGVIALGVHYATYCAEVYRAGIEAVPVGQWEAAVALNLPRLRTWTAVILPQAVPRVLPALGNYTISMLKETPLLLMIGVLDIVGVANQLGSRAFRYVEPITIAGVLFLVLSYSASLLVRGMERRVRYSH, encoded by the coding sequence GTGATCTGGGACTGGCAGTACGCCTGGGAAGTCCTTCCCGACATCGTCGTCGACGGATTGCGGATCACGCTGCTGGCGACCGTGCTGGGCTCGGCGCTGGCCTACACGCTGGGTCTGTTGCTGACGTTGTTGCGTCGTTCACCGATACGCATCGTCAGCTCGACCACCTGGGCGTTCATCGAACTGGTCCGCAGCACACCACTGTTGGTACAGATCTTCTTCTTCTTTTTCGTGCTACCCGATTTCGGGGTGCGCTTCGATCCGTTGACCACCGGGGTCATCGCGCTCGGCGTGCACTACGCGACCTACTGCGCTGAGGTGTACCGGGCCGGCATCGAGGCGGTGCCGGTGGGCCAGTGGGAGGCCGCCGTCGCGCTGAACCTGCCGCGGTTGCGCACCTGGACGGCGGTGATTCTGCCGCAGGCCGTCCCGCGCGTGTTGCCCGCGCTGGGCAACTACACGATCTCGATGCTCAAGGAAACGCCGTTGCTGCTGATGATCGGTGTCCTCGACATCGTCGGAGTGGCCAACCAATTGGGTTCGCGCGCTTTCCGTTACGTGGAGCCGATCACGATCGCCGGGGTGTTGTTCCTGGTGCTGAGTTACTCGGCTTCCCTACTCGTGCGAGGGATGGAGCGACGTGTCCGATACAGCCACTGA
- the ehuC gene encoding ectoine/hydroxyectoine ABC transporter permease subunit EhuC, which translates to MFDNVGLFVETISAGLLLTVEATVGGIVIATVLSFAFGLAMLSRWRAVRALARIYVEIWRGTSEVVQLMWIYFVLPVLVGYQIVPLAAGIAVLGLNFGAYGAEIVRGAVQAVPRAQYEGAVALSLTPRQRMLRVILPQALVEMVPPFNNLFIQLLKGSSLLTIITVHEMTYQAREVLIDRFISQAATIWTIVLLFYLALAVVITAGMRLLERWAAALVGRPAAPRRSVRALFRRDRVEQR; encoded by the coding sequence GTGTTCGACAACGTCGGACTGTTCGTCGAGACCATCTCCGCGGGTCTGCTGCTGACCGTGGAGGCCACCGTCGGCGGCATCGTCATCGCGACCGTGTTGTCCTTCGCGTTCGGGTTGGCGATGTTGTCGCGGTGGCGTGCGGTGCGGGCCCTGGCCCGCATCTATGTCGAGATCTGGCGCGGCACCTCCGAAGTCGTGCAGCTGATGTGGATCTACTTCGTGCTGCCGGTTCTGGTGGGATACCAGATCGTGCCGCTCGCGGCCGGTATCGCCGTGCTGGGTCTGAATTTCGGCGCCTACGGTGCCGAGATCGTGCGCGGGGCGGTGCAGGCGGTGCCTCGCGCCCAGTACGAGGGCGCCGTTGCGCTGTCGCTGACGCCGCGGCAGCGGATGCTGCGGGTGATCCTGCCGCAGGCACTGGTGGAGATGGTGCCGCCCTTCAACAACCTGTTCATCCAGCTGCTCAAGGGCAGTTCACTGCTGACCATCATCACGGTCCACGAGATGACCTATCAGGCAAGGGAAGTCCTGATCGACCGGTTCATCTCCCAGGCCGCGACCATCTGGACGATCGTGTTGTTGTTCTACCTCGCGCTGGCGGTGGTGATCACCGCCGGGATGCGGCTGTTGGAGCGGTGGGCGGCCGCCCTGGTCGGTCGCCCGGCGGCACCGCGCCGCAGCGTGCGTGCGTTGTTCCGTCGCGACCGGGTGGAGCAACGGTGA
- the ehuB gene encoding ectoine/hydroxyectoine ABC transporter substrate-binding protein EhuB has translation MADSIRRSFIRLGAATAATVLGAALVTSCSKVPDNEQGGTLQRIQDAGTVKVGIAGEVPYGYTEGGEVTGEAPEVAKAVFSAMGIDNVDATQVEFSQLIPALNAGQYDMVAAGMAILPQRCENAQFSAVDYVTPTALLVPAGNPQQVTNFEDVLAKGVPLAVLSGTVEESVAQSMGIPDNLIQPYQGQPEMLQALLDGRAYAGALTDISLRRMVADNPGVPLEVTEGFVPVIDGEEQIQAGGFVFRKGDDELVDEFNTHLNELHGSGEWLSIVEPFGFTEDNVPPEDVSTEQLCAAG, from the coding sequence ATGGCCGATTCGATACGACGGAGTTTCATCAGGCTGGGGGCGGCGACCGCGGCGACCGTGCTGGGCGCGGCGCTCGTGACGAGTTGCTCGAAGGTCCCCGACAACGAGCAGGGCGGCACCCTGCAACGCATCCAGGACGCCGGCACCGTGAAGGTCGGCATCGCCGGCGAGGTGCCGTACGGCTACACCGAGGGCGGTGAGGTCACCGGCGAGGCACCCGAAGTCGCCAAAGCGGTGTTCTCCGCGATGGGTATCGACAACGTCGACGCCACCCAGGTCGAGTTCAGCCAGCTCATCCCGGCGTTGAACGCCGGTCAGTACGACATGGTGGCCGCTGGCATGGCGATCCTGCCACAGCGCTGCGAGAACGCCCAGTTCTCCGCGGTGGACTACGTGACCCCCACTGCCCTGCTGGTACCCGCCGGCAACCCCCAACAGGTCACGAACTTCGAGGACGTCCTGGCCAAGGGCGTGCCGCTGGCGGTTCTGTCGGGAACCGTCGAGGAGTCGGTGGCGCAGTCGATGGGCATCCCGGACAACCTCATCCAGCCGTATCAGGGCCAGCCGGAGATGCTGCAGGCGCTCCTCGACGGCCGCGCCTACGCCGGAGCGCTGACCGACATCTCGCTGCGGCGCATGGTCGCCGACAACCCGGGGGTGCCCCTCGAGGTCACCGAGGGTTTCGTCCCGGTGATCGACGGTGAGGAACAGATCCAGGCCGGCGGCTTCGTGTTCCGCAAGGGCGACGACGAGCTGGTCGACGAATTCAACACCCACCTCAACGAATTGCACGGCTCAGGCGAGTGGCTGAGCATCGTCGAGCCGTTCGGCTTCACCGAGGACAACGTGCCGCCCGAGGATGTGAGCACCGAGCAGCTCTGCGCCGCCGGCTGA
- a CDS encoding peptidylprolyl isomerase, whose translation MPTNEQRRATAKRKLERQLERRAEKDRKRRTYMIVGSAVAAVVVIGAVVATIVLTTGNSDSPTSGSSTEAADTTGQAPEQDPFDAPEPGQVAALPQFTAPDGLGQNCQYPAAQEASKANNPPRTGEVPTEPAQVSASMETNQGNIGLQLDNGKSPCTVNSFASLAQQGYFNDTPCHRLTTSESLSVLQCGDPTGEGTGGPGYEFANEYPTTQYQPDDPALMQPVVYPRGTLAMANAGPGTNGSQFFLVYQDSQLPPQYTVFGTIDETGLATLDKIAAEGVQGGGQDGPPAADVVVESIQLD comes from the coding sequence GTGCCGACGAACGAACAACGGCGGGCGACAGCCAAGCGCAAGCTGGAGCGCCAGCTCGAGCGACGGGCCGAGAAGGACCGCAAACGCCGGACATACATGATCGTCGGCTCGGCGGTCGCCGCGGTGGTCGTGATCGGCGCCGTGGTCGCCACCATCGTCCTCACCACCGGCAATTCCGATTCCCCCACCTCGGGGTCGTCGACCGAGGCGGCCGACACGACCGGGCAGGCGCCCGAGCAGGATCCGTTCGACGCTCCAGAGCCGGGCCAAGTCGCCGCCCTGCCGCAATTCACCGCCCCGGACGGACTCGGACAGAACTGCCAGTACCCGGCCGCGCAGGAGGCCAGCAAGGCGAACAACCCGCCCCGCACCGGCGAGGTGCCCACCGAGCCGGCCCAGGTGAGCGCCAGCATGGAGACCAACCAGGGCAACATCGGGCTGCAGCTGGACAACGGCAAGTCGCCGTGCACCGTCAACAGCTTCGCCAGCCTCGCCCAGCAGGGCTACTTCAACGACACCCCCTGCCACCGGCTGACCACCAGCGAATCCCTGTCGGTGCTGCAGTGCGGCGATCCGACCGGTGAAGGCACCGGGGGCCCCGGCTACGAGTTCGCCAACGAGTACCCCACCACCCAGTACCAGCCCGACGACCCTGCGCTGATGCAGCCCGTCGTCTATCCCCGCGGCACGCTGGCCATGGCCAACGCCGGCCCCGGCACCAACGGCAGCCAGTTCTTCCTCGTCTACCAGGACTCGCAGTTGCCACCGCAGTACACGGTGTTCGGCACCATCGACGAGACCGGTCTGGCCACGCTGGACAAGATCGCCGCCGAGGGTGTGCAGGGCGGCGGGCAGGACGGCCCACCCGCCGCGGACGTCGTCGTGGAGTCCATCCAGCTGGACTGA
- a CDS encoding MBL fold metallo-hydrolase: MFITGFPAGMLACNCYVLAPRQGADAIVVDPGQRAMGPLRRILDENRLTPAAVLLTHGHIDHMWSAQKVADTYGCATYIHPADRFMLSDPIKGFGAGFFAGVGRVAVAAMFREPRQVIELDRDGDKIELGGITVAVDHTPGHTQGSVVFRVDGGVANGPESVAFTGDTLFKQSVGRTDLPGGSGRDLLESIVTKLLVLDDETLVLPGHGERTTIGLERRTNPFLEGLTP, encoded by the coding sequence GTGTTTATCACCGGATTCCCGGCCGGCATGTTGGCGTGCAACTGCTACGTGCTGGCCCCGCGGCAGGGCGCCGACGCCATCGTCGTCGACCCCGGCCAGCGCGCGATGGGTCCGCTGCGCCGCATACTCGACGAGAACCGCCTCACCCCGGCGGCCGTGCTGCTCACCCACGGCCACATCGACCACATGTGGTCGGCCCAGAAGGTCGCAGACACCTACGGCTGCGCCACCTACATCCACCCGGCGGACCGGTTCATGCTGTCCGACCCGATCAAGGGCTTCGGAGCGGGCTTTTTCGCCGGCGTCGGCCGGGTCGCGGTGGCGGCGATGTTCCGCGAGCCGCGCCAGGTGATCGAGCTGGACCGGGACGGCGACAAGATCGAACTAGGCGGCATCACCGTCGCGGTCGATCACACGCCCGGCCACACGCAGGGCTCGGTGGTGTTCCGGGTCGACGGCGGCGTGGCGAACGGGCCCGAGTCCGTGGCATTCACCGGTGACACCTTGTTCAAGCAGTCGGTGGGTCGCACCGACCTGCCCGGCGGCAGCGGCCGCGATCTGCTGGAATCGATCGTCACGAAACTGCTCGTGCTCGACGACGAGACCCTGGTGCTGCCGGGGCACGGCGAGAGGACCACGATCGGTCTCGAACGCCGCACCAACCCCTTTCTCGAAGGTTTGACCCCGTGA
- the hisS gene encoding histidine--tRNA ligase, producing the protein MHAFRAPKGVPDYVPPESAEFVAVRAALLEAARRAGYGHIELPIFEDTALFARGVGESTDVVSKEMYTFADRGDRSVTLRPEGTAGVMRAVIEHGLDRGALPVKLAYSGPFFRYERPQAGRYRQLQQVGVEAIGVDDPALDAEVIAVADAGFRSLGLDGFRLEITSLGDDSCRPQYRELLQEFLFGLDLDDETRRRAQVNPLRVLDDKRPEVREMTAAAPVMLDHLSEAAKSHFETVLAHLDALGVPYTINPRMVRGLDYYTKTTFEFVHDGLGAQSGIGGGGRYDGLMRQLGGQDLSGIGFGLGVDRTLLALRAEGKSAADAARVDVYAVPLGGDAKVALAVLAARLRAAGVRVDVAYGDRSLKAGMKGADRSGASIALVAGDRDLQAGTVGVKSLATGEQVDVAVADVVNDVLSRLG; encoded by the coding sequence CTGCATGCCTTCCGGGCGCCGAAGGGGGTGCCGGACTACGTACCGCCGGAATCGGCGGAGTTCGTCGCGGTGCGTGCGGCGTTGCTGGAGGCGGCGCGCCGCGCCGGCTACGGGCACATCGAGCTGCCGATCTTCGAGGACACCGCGTTGTTCGCGCGCGGCGTGGGCGAGTCCACCGACGTGGTGTCCAAGGAGATGTACACCTTCGCCGACCGCGGCGACCGGTCCGTGACCCTGCGCCCAGAAGGCACCGCGGGGGTGATGCGGGCCGTCATCGAGCACGGGCTGGACCGGGGCGCGCTGCCGGTCAAGCTCGCCTACTCGGGCCCGTTCTTCCGCTACGAACGTCCCCAGGCCGGCCGGTACCGGCAGCTGCAGCAGGTCGGGGTCGAGGCGATCGGCGTGGACGACCCGGCCCTGGACGCGGAGGTGATCGCCGTCGCCGACGCCGGATTCCGGTCCCTGGGACTGGACGGGTTCCGCCTGGAGATCACCTCGTTGGGCGATGACAGCTGCCGTCCGCAGTACCGGGAATTGTTGCAGGAGTTCCTGTTCGGATTGGACCTCGATGACGAGACCAGGCGGCGCGCACAGGTGAATCCGCTGCGGGTGCTCGACGACAAGCGACCCGAGGTGCGGGAGATGACCGCCGCCGCACCGGTGATGCTCGATCACCTCTCCGAGGCGGCCAAGAGCCACTTCGAGACGGTGCTGGCGCATCTGGATGCGCTCGGCGTGCCGTACACGATCAATCCGCGCATGGTGCGTGGCCTGGATTACTACACCAAGACCACGTTCGAGTTCGTCCACGACGGACTGGGAGCCCAGTCCGGCATCGGAGGCGGCGGTCGTTACGACGGGTTGATGCGTCAGCTGGGTGGGCAGGACCTGTCGGGGATCGGATTCGGTCTCGGCGTGGATCGCACGCTGCTCGCGTTGCGCGCGGAGGGCAAGAGCGCCGCCGACGCGGCACGGGTCGACGTGTATGCGGTGCCGCTCGGCGGTGACGCCAAGGTCGCCCTTGCGGTGTTGGCCGCGCGGCTGCGCGCGGCCGGCGTGCGCGTCGACGTCGCCTACGGTGACCGCAGTCTCAAGGCCGGCATGAAGGGCGCCGACCGCTCCGGCGCCTCGATCGCGCTGGTGGCCGGTGACCGGGATCTGCAGGCCGGCACGGTGGGCGTCAAGAGCCTGGCGACCGGCGAGCAGGTCGACGTGGCCGTCGCCGACGTCGTCAACGACGTGCTGTCCCGATTGGGCTGA
- a CDS encoding alpha/beta fold hydrolase, with translation MARRLPDSAARRRRRHRGWLTAVLSVIGAFGAGWVLAPNAAVGHFRSAEAMDRYFAAYDRAMAQMPTPQQVLDIRTSFGVVRVYRFAGRRAGAPLFLLPGTQSSTPIWADNMPSLLAHRSVYTVDLLGEPGRSIQTRPITDAYDQAAWLHEVLDQLPDPEVNLLGLSLGGWTATNAALRGSSHVKTLTLVEPVQVLTGLSPTAILRSIPASVPAFPKAWRDNFASWTAGGAPVQDVPEAAMIEAGMHAYRKRTPAPGRISPEQLKTLDLPTLVILAAQSPMHDARAGARTVRTALPMATVKVYDGASHAINGEQPEQLAADVAAFLAKHRS, from the coding sequence ATGGCGCGACGTCTCCCCGACAGCGCAGCGCGCAGGCGGCGGCGCCACCGCGGTTGGCTGACGGCGGTGCTCAGCGTCATCGGAGCCTTCGGCGCGGGATGGGTGCTCGCGCCCAATGCGGCCGTCGGGCACTTTCGCTCCGCGGAGGCGATGGACCGCTACTTCGCCGCGTATGACCGCGCCATGGCCCAGATGCCGACTCCACAGCAGGTGTTGGACATTCGCACGTCTTTCGGTGTTGTCAGGGTGTACCGATTCGCCGGTCGGCGGGCCGGCGCACCGCTGTTCCTGCTGCCGGGCACCCAGTCGAGCACCCCGATCTGGGCGGACAACATGCCCTCGCTGCTCGCACACCGTTCGGTGTACACAGTGGACCTGCTGGGCGAGCCGGGGCGCAGCATCCAAACCCGTCCGATCACCGATGCCTACGACCAGGCCGCGTGGCTGCACGAGGTCCTCGACCAACTGCCTGATCCCGAGGTCAATCTGCTCGGGCTGTCGTTGGGCGGGTGGACCGCGACCAATGCCGCGCTGCGCGGCAGCAGCCATGTCAAAACGCTGACCTTGGTGGAGCCCGTGCAGGTGCTCACCGGTCTGTCACCGACGGCGATCCTGCGGTCGATTCCGGCGAGTGTGCCCGCTTTTCCGAAGGCCTGGCGTGACAACTTCGCGAGCTGGACCGCCGGCGGTGCCCCCGTGCAGGACGTGCCCGAGGCGGCGATGATCGAGGCCGGTATGCACGCTTACCGAAAGCGCACCCCGGCGCCGGGGAGGATCAGCCCCGAGCAGTTGAAAACCCTGGACCTTCCCACGCTGGTGATCCTCGCCGCTCAGTCGCCGATGCACGATGCGCGCGCAGGCGCCCGGACCGTCCGGACCGCATTGCCGATGGCCACGGTGAAGGTCTACGACGGCGCGTCCCACGCGATCAACGGCGAACAGCCCGAGCAGCTGGCGGCTGACGTGGCGGCGTTCCTGGCGAAACACCGGTCATGA
- the urtE gene encoding urea ABC transporter ATP-binding subunit UrtE, whose protein sequence is MLELVDVHTGYGRTEVIHGVSVEVPGDGVAAVMGHNGAGKTTLLRAAVGLLKCTKGTVLFEGEDITKLRPSARVNRGLAYVPQGQQSFGQLTTAENLQVVADGRKNGKQLIDEQLDLFPALKELLTRRAGLLSGGQRQQLAIARALITSPKCLILDEPTEGIQPSVVAEIEETITTLTSRGNLGVLLVEQHIGFALQSSQRYYVLESGRITSTGTGGSSSEADVRAAMAI, encoded by the coding sequence ATGCTCGAGTTGGTCGACGTACACACCGGTTACGGCCGTACCGAGGTCATCCACGGCGTCAGCGTCGAGGTGCCCGGCGACGGAGTCGCCGCGGTGATGGGGCACAACGGCGCCGGCAAGACCACGCTGCTGCGCGCGGCCGTGGGTCTGTTGAAGTGCACGAAGGGCACGGTGCTTTTCGAGGGTGAGGACATCACCAAGCTGCGCCCCAGCGCGCGGGTGAACCGCGGCCTGGCCTACGTGCCACAGGGCCAGCAGTCGTTCGGCCAGCTCACCACCGCCGAGAACCTCCAGGTGGTGGCGGACGGGCGCAAGAACGGCAAGCAGCTGATCGACGAACAGCTCGACCTCTTTCCTGCGCTCAAGGAATTGCTGACGCGGCGGGCCGGTCTGCTCTCCGGCGGTCAGCGCCAGCAGCTGGCCATCGCGCGTGCGCTGATCACATCGCCCAAATGCCTGATCCTCGACGAACCCACCGAAGGCATCCAGCCCTCCGTGGTCGCCGAGATCGAGGAGACCATCACCACGCTGACCAGTCGCGGCAACCTCGGCGTGCTCCTCGTCGAGCAGCACATCGGTTTCGCGCTGCAGTCGTCGCAGCGTTACTACGTCCTGGAATCGGGGCGGATCACCTCGACCGGCACCGGCGGCTCGTCCTCGGAAGCAGACGTGCGCGCCGCCATGGCTATCTGA
- the urtD gene encoding urea ABC transporter ATP-binding protein UrtD, with the protein MTEVHASSAGKEPVEGGNVGMGTQYLEVRGLTVDFDGFKAVSDVDLTLFQGDLRFLIGPNGAGKTTVIDAITGLVPASGSVNKSGVELLGKKVHQIARRGIGRTFQTASVFEELSVLQNLDIAAGAGRSVWTMLRRRHGVLPAIEQALHTTGLTKLADQPAGILAHGQKQWLEIGMLLVQNADVLLLDEPVAGMSHEEREETGNLLRRIGAERTVVVVEHDMDFMREFATSVTVLARGQVVAEGSVAEVQANPKVQEVYLGTAAAGSAEAEETGAAELIEEKS; encoded by the coding sequence ATGACCGAGGTTCACGCGAGCTCGGCGGGCAAGGAACCGGTCGAAGGCGGCAACGTCGGCATGGGCACCCAGTATCTGGAGGTCCGCGGACTGACCGTCGATTTCGACGGTTTCAAGGCGGTCAGCGACGTCGACCTCACGCTGTTCCAGGGCGACCTGCGCTTCCTGATCGGACCCAACGGTGCGGGCAAGACCACCGTCATCGACGCGATCACCGGGCTGGTGCCGGCGAGCGGGTCGGTCAACAAGTCCGGTGTGGAACTGTTGGGCAAGAAGGTCCATCAGATCGCCCGACGCGGTATCGGCCGAACCTTCCAGACCGCCAGCGTGTTCGAGGAGCTGTCGGTGCTGCAGAACCTCGACATCGCCGCCGGAGCCGGCCGGTCGGTGTGGACGATGCTGCGGCGCCGCCACGGCGTGCTCCCCGCCATCGAGCAGGCGCTGCACACCACCGGATTGACCAAGCTCGCCGATCAGCCTGCGGGCATCCTGGCCCACGGCCAGAAGCAGTGGCTGGAGATCGGCATGCTGCTGGTGCAGAACGCCGATGTGCTGCTGCTCGACGAACCGGTCGCAGGCATGAGTCACGAAGAGCGTGAGGAGACCGGAAACCTGTTGCGCCGCATCGGCGCCGAACGCACTGTCGTGGTCGTCGAACACGACATGGACTTCATGCGCGAGTTCGCGACGTCGGTGACGGTGCTCGCCCGAGGGCAGGTGGTCGCCGAGGGGTCGGTGGCCGAGGTGCAGGCCAACCCCAAGGTTCAGGAGGTCTACCTCGGGACCGCCGCTGCCGGTTCGGCGGAGGCCGAGGAGACCGGCGCTGCCGAACTGATCGAGGAGAAGTCCTGA
- the urtC gene encoding urea ABC transporter permease subunit UrtC — MRSLPESLPGRLVGRWQTWAGFGVAAVALFAIAPALLSSFRLSLLAQFLCYAIVAVGIGLAWGRGGMLVLGQGVFFGLGGYMMGMHLKIADAEIAGNDVPDFMQIAGVRELPALWVPFASPFVTLVAIVVIPAGIAALLGLGVFKRKVKGAYFAILSQALAAAMAILLIGQAELLGGSNGLNGFRTFFGFRLADPVNQQMLYFIAAATLLAVVALVRQLMQSRYGELLVAVRDGEERVRFLGYDPANTKVVAYTVAALFASIAGALFAPIVGFITPSQVGILPSIAFLIGVAIGGRTTLLGPVLGAIGVAWAQTLFSEQYPSGWIYAQGALFIVVVGFFPAGLAGLGMLWARRRKRSGAEPTPEPDNDPDAEKVGARS; from the coding sequence GTGCGTAGTCTTCCGGAAAGTCTTCCGGGACGTCTCGTGGGACGCTGGCAGACCTGGGCCGGTTTTGGTGTCGCCGCGGTGGCGCTGTTCGCGATCGCCCCGGCCCTGCTGTCGAGCTTCCGGCTCAGCCTGTTGGCGCAGTTCCTCTGCTATGCGATCGTGGCCGTCGGCATCGGGCTGGCCTGGGGCCGCGGGGGCATGCTGGTCCTGGGACAGGGGGTGTTCTTCGGTCTCGGCGGCTACATGATGGGCATGCACCTCAAGATCGCCGACGCCGAGATCGCCGGCAACGACGTCCCCGACTTCATGCAGATCGCCGGTGTGCGTGAGCTTCCCGCGTTGTGGGTGCCGTTCGCGTCGCCGTTCGTCACGCTGGTAGCCATCGTGGTGATCCCGGCCGGCATCGCAGCGCTGCTGGGCCTGGGTGTGTTCAAACGCAAGGTCAAGGGAGCCTACTTCGCGATCCTGTCTCAGGCGTTGGCAGCCGCGATGGCGATCCTGCTGATCGGCCAGGCCGAGCTGCTGGGCGGATCCAACGGGCTCAACGGTTTCCGGACGTTTTTCGGCTTCCGGCTGGCCGACCCGGTCAACCAGCAGATGCTCTACTTCATCGCCGCGGCCACGCTGCTGGCCGTCGTCGCACTGGTACGCCAACTGATGCAGAGCCGCTACGGCGAACTGCTGGTGGCGGTGCGCGACGGGGAGGAACGGGTCCGTTTCCTGGGCTACGACCCCGCCAACACCAAGGTCGTCGCCTACACCGTGGCGGCGCTGTTCGCCAGCATCGCCGGGGCGTTGTTCGCCCCGATCGTCGGCTTCATCACCCCCTCGCAGGTCGGCATCCTGCCGTCCATCGCCTTCCTGATCGGCGTGGCGATCGGCGGCCGCACCACCCTGCTGGGCCCGGTGCTGGGGGCGATCGGCGTGGCGTGGGCGCAGACCCTGTTCTCCGAGCAGTACCCGTCGGGCTGGATCTACGCCCAGGGCGCGCTGTTCATCGTCGTGGTCGGGTTCTTCCCGGCCGGTCTGGCCGGGCTGGGCATGCTGTGGGCGCGCCGCCGCAAGAGATCCGGAGCCGAGCCGACGCCCGAACCCGACAACGACCCCGACGCGGAGAAGGTGGGTGCCCGCTCATGA